The Vibrio penaeicida sequence TTTTGCTGCCACCAAATGCTGTGTCTAGATCACTGTTAGTGAAGGTCGCAATACCTGCAAGAGCAGATGCGTTTGCACCAAAGAAGTGACCTTGAGACGCACCGTTTGTCGCGGCACCGCCATTTACAGAAGCTGTTGCAGAACCAGTAAATGCTGCGGTAGAGGCATTAATTGATGCGTTTACACCGACAGACAATGAGGAGTTGGCGATGTTGCCTGTCAGTGTTTGCGTACCAAAGTTTGCTGTAAACGTACCATTCAACTTGTTAGAACCAGAGAACTTGTTGATGCCAGCTACTGAGTACGTCGCTACGCCACTCGTTGGAACAGTAGTACCAGTGTCATCACCTACGTAGTAAACAACGCGGTTGTTGAAGCCTGTATCTTGATCGCCTTCATACCACTCACCGAACCATACATCTTGATTCGCGGCTTTAGCAAAGTTGTAGTGTGTGTTGCTAAAGTGGTAGTTACCTGAAGTATGAATACCGTTGCGAGTCGTTCCAAAAATACCTGAAGCGCGATTTGCTAGGCTTTGGAAATCCACACGTTTACCGCCAGCTTTACCAATACCCGCTTTGCCTTTTTGGTGGAAAAATGGGACATAAACTTCAGATACACCAACCTGACGAACCGTATTGTCGCTGCTTGCACCATCAAAACCTGCGTGTGCCATTGTGCTAAGACCAAGCATAGCCGCTGTAATCCATGAAAGTTGAACTGGTTTCATTTTCTCTTCCTTTTATATGGGTTGAAATATGATTAAGGAAACAACCAAAGAGTTTCTGGTGCGCACGACAGATCTCCTGCGTTGTCTTACTATTTCTACCGGATGAAAAGGCAAAACCCGTAACCCTGCGAGTTAAAAAAATAAAAAAAGCCAGCTTGGATTAGCTGGCTTCAGTAGGAGTAAATAGTAGTTAGGCTAGTCGCTGGTGAAATGATATCGGGCTCTGAAAAGCTCGGCTTTCGTGAATTTCCCAGGTCCCTTTATTCCCCAGTGAAACTCAAACTTAAGGTCGGCTTGCTGACCGTTGGTCGAAGGTGCTATCAATTCAAAAGATAGACTTTCGCCTTTAGCTAGGGTGATCAATTTTATTTCGTCTAGCCCCTTAAAGTATGGGGTAACAACGCCATTGTTGTCCTGAGTGTGAATGTCTTGGATGCTGACGTCGGCACCAATCGCCGTCAGGGTATAGCGCCCAAGAACATGGAGAGAACCTTGGCTACCGCGTTTGTCTACCGTAAATGTCTTTTTGTAAGGCATATTTTCTGGCATTGAATGAGGGTGCTCATAAATGCGAAGTTGTGGATCGGAAGGGGTGAGGGCGATTGAGTATTCAGAATAGGGTGGATCGCTGTCGAGTTGACCATCATTAACCGTTAAAGAATATCTATATGTTCCAGCTAGATCTGCCACAAATGAAGGCTTTACGGCTGTCGCGTCGTCAAAAGTCGCTTGGCTTCCTTCCGGTTTAGATAATAGCGTCCATTGGTAGGTTAATGGTTCACCATTCCCATCGCTGCTGACCGATCCGTCTATTTGGACTTGATGACCGACGTATGTGTAGAAAGGAGGTTCAAAGTAGGCAAGAGGTGCAACGTTTTCATAGAAAAAATAGAAAGTTGATGTAGAAGAAATAACTTCTACTCCATCGGAGACGGTCACTTTTACCGTATAGTCACCTTCTACATCTGCTTTTAATGAAGAAGTACTTCCATTGTCTGAAAGTATGGGATGACTGTGTTGTGGCTTATCTATTATTTCCCAAGAAAAATACAGCTCATCATCATCAATATCGTTTGCACCACTATCGATATGTAAGTAGTACCTTAAATTATTACGTTTTCCTTGAGTAATACTCAAAGTAGGCGCTGAGTTTTCACCGACGGTAACAGCAACAACTTTTACCTGATTAGTACGACTGTTTGTTTTGCCGTCATTAACCACAAGGTCGATCAAGTAAGTACCTGCAAGATCTGCATTGAAATCGGGTCTGGTTGAGTTAGGTGAATTTAACTGAGCGGTGCTGTTTTCCGGTTTTTCTACCAGTGTCCATTGAAAAGACAGTGCGTCGTTGTCTCTGTCTACACTATTTGTTCCATCCAATGCGACTAAATCACCTACCTTCACTTGTTGATTTATTCCAGCAATAGCGATGGGGGTACGGTTTCCACTGGCACTGTCTATCGACTCTGCCTCTCCACCGTTGCATCCGGTCATCAAAATAGCCAGAGTAGAAACAAAGCCTAGGTAGATGTTTTTCATTCTTTTTATTCCATAATCGAACTAAAGGAAAAGGTGCGGATTCCGCACCTCTTTGAGCTTAGTTTGTGATAAATGTATGACCTGTTGATACTAGGATTTCAGGGTTCAGACTGAATGCAAAACTGAAAACAAGCATTTTCATCGCGCCATTTGTTGGTTTTGCTTGCAAGCTGACTTCTATAACATCGCCTGCTCGAACCACTGTTCCTGTTTCCAGCCCTTCAATTCTTGGTGTGAAAGCTATCGCTGATGGATCTTGAGCGTCTAACTCCATAGTACTTGATTCAATAATTTTGAAGTCTGCGTTAATCGCTTCGAGTCGATACGAACTGACCTCAACAAAATCAGGGGTACTTCCATTAAGAGATTTCGTAATCATATCGGTTGGCTTTTGTGGCCAGGTTAGCTCATTTCCATCTTTATCAAACAATTTGATTTGGCTGGAGTCAGTTTCAGTTGCCGAAACACGTACAAAGGCTCTTTCGCTGCTCTCCTGCCCATCGTTAACGGTTAATGAGAAGGTATATTCGCCGATTACATCCGGAGTAAAAGTGGGTTTTTCTGCAGTGTTGTCGCTAAGTGCTGTTTTGCTATCACTTGGTTTGGATACAACAGACCACTGATAAGTATTTATGTCTGTGGTATTGGCATCGTAGCTATGAGAGGCGTCGAGCGTTGCTTCACCCCCTAACTCAAATGTTGCCGCGTTGGATTTATTGACGGGCTCAGAGGTATTCTCTGCTGGTGTTGTAAAAGCAAATGCCTTAGCAATAGGGGCAACGTTGCCATCATTAACATTTACAGTAATGGTTTTACTGACAGTGTCAGTGCCGTCAGATACTGCAACTTGAACTTGGTATTCACCAATAACGTTACCCGTGAAAGCAGCACTCTCGCTTGTCTCGTTCGTTAAAGTTGGTGTAGCGCCTTCAGGTTGTTTTAAAACCGACCAAGCGTAGGTGAGTTGGTCTCGCGCATCGGCATCCTTCGCATTTGCACTTAGGTTGATGGCGGTGTCGGTAACCGCATTGACATTTGTAACAGGGAAGACGTTTGGAGCGGCATTCACCGCATCGGTAGATGCGTTAAACGTTACCGAGGTCGCTTTACTGGTCTTTGAACCATTACTCACCCTTAAGTCAATAATGTAAGTCCCTGCAACGTCAGGATCGAACGTTGGAGAAATCGCATCGGCTTTACTCAGTGCCGCGTTGCTGCTATCTGGTTTAGTCGAGATAACCCAGTTGTAGGTCAGTACACGACCTTCCAAGCTGTAACTGCTAGAGCCATCAAGACGAACTCTGGAATTTACCTTCGCATTCTCACCTTGGTTTGTAACGGCAAATAGCGTTGGTTTTGGCTCTATAACTGAAGGCTTGGTGTTATCTTTTGGTGAATCCGATGACTCTGAACCACCGCAGGCTATTAGGGCTGGAATCGTCAATGACAGAAGTGTCCATTTAATTTTTGAATTCATTGTATCGTCCTGAGTATTTTTCTTGGTGCAGACGTTATGTGGGGATCTGCTAACAAGTTGGAATTAATGTCTCACCCCATACACCGAGCCAATGCGTGAAATCCGTAAAAATTTTCTACCTTGATAGGTTGGAAATGGCAGAACGCTATTCGATCTTCTATTCAAGGTTAGAATTTACCTTTCAGTTTTAGGCTTATCGTGCGTCCTGGAGCTGGCATTCCAGAGATTGAGCCAGGTTCTAGGTAGTACAAATCTAGAATGTTTGTGCCCACTAGTTCTGCGTCGAGCCCTTTGTAGATTTCGTACTTTATGTAAGCATCGAAGGTTAGAGTTTTATTTCGATTGACGACTTCGTCTTCGTGGCTGCCAGATTGGTAGTTACCGCGTACGCCCGTTTCCAATGCTTGATTGAAGAAACGAGAGCCTAACAACAGACTGGTGGAATATTCGGGTGCAGCGTGAGCTGAGAGATAACTGACTTGCGAGAATCCGCCTCTCATACATTGATTTGTTTGTGGTTTTTCACCATCAATGAGATCAACAACAAACTCTTGTGCCGCAGAGTTCTCATCGCAGACCTGATTTCGGAAGTTGTATGCGGCAGACAACTCGCCGAAATAGCGTTCATTGTCATAGGCAGCCTGTAATTCGATGCCGCTTGTGCGTTGGTAGTTGAGGTTTGAAAACGCCATGTCACGGCGATCTCTGTCCATAACATCATCTATTTGTTGATCAAAATAAGCGATCTTGATGTTGGCGGTATCGAAGTATTTTATGTAGCCCAATTCAAACAGTTGAGCTCGTTCAGGTTGAAGGGGCGCGGATGCTGTTGGCGTAGCTGAAAAACCGCTTGTGCTCTCAAAAAGGCTAGGGAAGCGAAGCGTTTCTGCGTAGCGTGCGTATGCACGTTTATCATCGCTGATAAGCCAGGTAGCAGTAAGTGAAGGCATCCAACCGCTACCATTAGTTTCGTAGTTCGTATTGTAGGCTGGTACATCAGCAAGTCGAGCTATCTTACAACTGCCTTGAATGTAGGTTGGTTTTGTCATAGCTTGCGCGCAAGCATTTTTAGAAAGGCTCAAGTCATTGTTGCCGTCCGTTACCCAATCGTGAGTGTGTTCTTGAATATAGGTCTTATCATTTTGGGCCACCGTGATACTCTCTCTGACCTTTTTCTCTAGGAGTACGTCAAAGTTGGTGAGTTCTAACTGGGTATTGGTTAGACGACTTTGGTATTTAGAAGCTTGATCAGGGAATAACTTGATCAGATTTTGTAAGCGAGAAATTTCCTTTCTCAAATTCTGACGAGTAAATGTTGTGCGCACTTCATGTTCTGCATTAGCAACTTTTTGTGCCATTTCTGCGGGATCGTAGGTCTCTTTTGTTTGGTAGGTTAGCCTATAGCCTTCAGTTTTGTACTCGCGCAGAGATTCTTTGTCTCCGGCATCTACTCGATTTTTAATGTAGTGATCGACTGATTTATATTTTCCGTACCGTAAACCCGCATTGAAGATCCACGAGTCGTTGGCTCGCCATTCCAACTTGGCAGCGCCGTTGTATTCTTCTCGTTCACCAGAGCGAACAGCACCGCCATAGAAGTCGATCATGTGCTGTAGCCCTTCTTTTGGCACCAATTTATGATCTTGATAGTGCCCTGATAGCGTGAGATCCCAGTTATCTGCCAGCCGCATTTTGTTTTTGAAGTTAAACCCTATACGCCGTTCTTTATTGAATACGGTGGCGGTATTGATGATGATATCTGGGTTAACGGGCTGAAAATGTGCAAAATTTGGGAACCCATATCCCGTATTGGTTTTTGAATCTGAAAACGTTGTCCACAAGTTGGTGCTTAAGTCGATATATGGATTGTCTGGATTGGTCCGATATTTAAAGCTGTAAGCTTGAATTTTCACCTTTGCCAATGGCCATTGCGGCATACCGTCTGAGGTACGATAGTCTGAACGACTCGCTAGAATCTCCCCGTGAATGCTTTCGGTGTAGCGCGCATTAAACTGAATTTTCTCGAAGTCTGAAAACTTGTAAGTGGTTTTTAGCAAGTATGACTGCATTTCTGATGAAGTATTGGAAACTTCATGCCTTGGAAGGTGATTTAAAGCGACGTGCTCCGGTTGCAGGTAAGGTATCCGTCCAAAGTTAGTGCCTGAATCTTCTTCGGAATAAGGTTGTTGATAGAATTCCGCTTTTTGAGTACCAGAGTGGTAATTTCCGCGCTTGCGATAGGCGTAAGCACCTAACCATTCAAAATTTTGTGCTATACCAGACATCGCTAATCGAAATGCCACATCTTTACCGGCTAGCGGGTTGTCGTTCCTGTTGTCTCGCGTTTGAAAGCGAACTTCGGGGTCTTGATACAAAGGAACGCCACCAAGTTCATTGTAGACAGGAACATCTTGCCAATGTTTACCTGTATGAAGGCGTGCGACATTGGGAGCGACAGAGTTGCTGCTGCCCTCTACCACAAACTCCATGCCAAAGGTTTCCCCTTCTTCGATGATATCTTGCGGTGACAATGTGGTAACTTCTACTGCTCCCCCCACTGACGTATTGATGTCAGAATTGAGCTGCGCCCCTTTGTGGACCTTCATGCCACCAATCAAATTGGGGTCGATGTAGTTACGGTTCGACGCACCGCGATAGCCGTTGTAAACCGAAATTCCCTGTTCGGTACCGTCAATCACAACCGGAACTCGTCCTGGACCTTGGACACCTCGGATATTAGCGTCGATGCTGCTGCCACCGTTTCGTGCTTCACCACTGAACGTATTGGCCATGCCTGTGAACAAGTCGGCACCACTGGCACCTTTGAAGCGCTCTATCTCTTCTTTGCTGATATAGGCGGTGGATGTGTCAGCGTCGTAAACATCCAATTCACCAGTTTCATCCCGAGCAATTTCATCATCGAAATGGGTACGAACCTGAATGGCATCCAACGTCATTGCACTGTTGAGTGGCGTAAGAATAAAACTGCCATCTTCCTGTGGTTCCGCGACAAGCCCTGTATTTTCTAACAATAAAGTCAACGCTTGCGCTGGATCGAAATCACCTTGTATCCCTTGGCTGTATATGTCTTCAGAAAGCGATGCATTCAGATAAAACTCGATATCTGCTTCCAAAGCGAATTGATTCAAAACCTGATCCAGCCTGCCTGCAGGGATTTGAAAACTTTGTGCAGACCAAGCTATTGCTGGAACAAGAAGAGCGGTAAGACCCAGTTTGACACGTATTAATACGGCTTGACGTGTAAGCCTTGGCAGGAACGACACCTTGCTATCCTTTTCGTTATTTTACTCACTGGTAATTACACCGAGTGAGACGTCAAAATCCGTAAACATTCCTCAATGATTTTGTTTGGGGGTGATACTCACCCAAAGAGGGGTGCGGTAGCGGATCTCGATCGGGAGGACTTGGCTGACGTTGTACAAGGTTTTGTCTGTGTCTCTGGTGGAGAAAACACCAGTAAGTTTTAAATGATGGAGACTAGGGTCGACTTTGATCACTCCACGACGATATCGGGCGAGATCGTTAATGAAGTCCGGCAGTGGTGTTGCTTGAGCTAGGATTTTTTGCTTTAGCCACAATGCGTCAGTCGCTCGATTGGCGTATTTTGTATCGGTGCGATTAGCATTAAATACAATGCTCTCACCAGAAAGAATGTGAGTAGACTCAAAGCTTTGCTCAGGATAAACCGCCACTTCTCCTTCGTACACACTGACTTGAGTTTGCTCCGCTTGCTGGTGGACAGTATAACGAGTGCCAATTGGAACGATTCTCCCTTGACCTGTTATCACTTTAAACGGGGTTAAGTGATGACCGCTGGTGATCATTATTTCCCCTTGAACGAGGTGCAAGATTCTTTCTGATTGATTGAAATCGACAAAAACACGAGTGGCGGTATTCATGATTAATTCTGTGCCATCAGAAAGTGATAGCGAGCGCACTTCGCCCGTTGCTGTAGCGTATTCTGCGCCAGTTGGTTGGGTAACCTGTGTAGACATCATCAGGGCTAACGTACTAACAGAGACACCTCCCCAAAGGAGAACTTGCCTACGAGTGGTTCCACGACGATTGCGACCGAGTACCTTTCCACTGAGCTGAGGATTTGGAACAGAGGCAAACTTTTTTTGCAGATTTTCCAATTGCTGCCAAGCAAATTCATTGTCTGGGTGAGCGGTACGCCAGGTGTTGAATGC is a genomic window containing:
- a CDS encoding FecR domain-containing protein, with amino-acid sequence MDRISRESIEQASLWMARLWADDVTEQDKKAFNTWRTAHPDNEFAWQQLENLQKKFASVPNPQLSGKVLGRNRRGTTRRQVLLWGGVSVSTLALMMSTQVTQPTGAEYATATGEVRSLSLSDGTELIMNTATRVFVDFNQSERILHLVQGEIMITSGHHLTPFKVITGQGRIVPIGTRYTVHQQAEQTQVSVYEGEVAVYPEQSFESTHILSGESIVFNANRTDTKYANRATDALWLKQKILAQATPLPDFINDLARYRRGVIKVDPSLHHLKLTGVFSTRDTDKTLYNVSQVLPIEIRYRTPLWVSITPKQNH
- a CDS encoding TonB-dependent receptor, with the protein product MSFLPRLTRQAVLIRVKLGLTALLVPAIAWSAQSFQIPAGRLDQVLNQFALEADIEFYLNASLSEDIYSQGIQGDFDPAQALTLLLENTGLVAEPQEDGSFILTPLNSAMTLDAIQVRTHFDDEIARDETGELDVYDADTSTAYISKEEIERFKGASGADLFTGMANTFSGEARNGGSSIDANIRGVQGPGRVPVVIDGTEQGISVYNGYRGASNRNYIDPNLIGGMKVHKGAQLNSDINTSVGGAVEVTTLSPQDIIEEGETFGMEFVVEGSSNSVAPNVARLHTGKHWQDVPVYNELGGVPLYQDPEVRFQTRDNRNDNPLAGKDVAFRLAMSGIAQNFEWLGAYAYRKRGNYHSGTQKAEFYQQPYSEEDSGTNFGRIPYLQPEHVALNHLPRHEVSNTSSEMQSYLLKTTYKFSDFEKIQFNARYTESIHGEILASRSDYRTSDGMPQWPLAKVKIQAYSFKYRTNPDNPYIDLSTNLWTTFSDSKTNTGYGFPNFAHFQPVNPDIIINTATVFNKERRIGFNFKNKMRLADNWDLTLSGHYQDHKLVPKEGLQHMIDFYGGAVRSGEREEYNGAAKLEWRANDSWIFNAGLRYGKYKSVDHYIKNRVDAGDKESLREYKTEGYRLTYQTKETYDPAEMAQKVANAEHEVRTTFTRQNLRKEISRLQNLIKLFPDQASKYQSRLTNTQLELTNFDVLLEKKVRESITVAQNDKTYIQEHTHDWVTDGNNDLSLSKNACAQAMTKPTYIQGSCKIARLADVPAYNTNYETNGSGWMPSLTATWLISDDKRAYARYAETLRFPSLFESTSGFSATPTASAPLQPERAQLFELGYIKYFDTANIKIAYFDQQIDDVMDRDRRDMAFSNLNYQRTSGIELQAAYDNERYFGELSAAYNFRNQVCDENSAAQEFVVDLIDGEKPQTNQCMRGGFSQVSYLSAHAAPEYSTSLLLGSRFFNQALETGVRGNYQSGSHEDEVVNRNKTLTFDAYIKYEIYKGLDAELVGTNILDLYYLEPGSISGMPAPGRTISLKLKGKF
- a CDS encoding PKD domain-containing protein; protein product: MNSKIKWTLLSLTIPALIACGGSESSDSPKDNTKPSVIEPKPTLFAVTNQGENAKVNSRVRLDGSSSYSLEGRVLTYNWVISTKPDSSNAALSKADAISPTFDPDVAGTYIIDLRVSNGSKTSKATSVTFNASTDAVNAAPNVFPVTNVNAVTDTAINLSANAKDADARDQLTYAWSVLKQPEGATPTLTNETSESAAFTGNVIGEYQVQVAVSDGTDTVSKTITVNVNDGNVAPIAKAFAFTTPAENTSEPVNKSNAATFELGGEATLDASHSYDANTTDINTYQWSVVSKPSDSKTALSDNTAEKPTFTPDVIGEYTFSLTVNDGQESSERAFVRVSATETDSSQIKLFDKDGNELTWPQKPTDMITKSLNGSTPDFVEVSSYRLEAINADFKIIESSTMELDAQDPSAIAFTPRIEGLETGTVVRAGDVIEVSLQAKPTNGAMKMLVFSFAFSLNPEILVSTGHTFITN
- a CDS encoding PKD domain-containing protein, whose amino-acid sequence is MKNIYLGFVSTLAILMTGCNGGEAESIDSASGNRTPIAIAGINQQVKVGDLVALDGTNSVDRDNDALSFQWTLVEKPENSTAQLNSPNSTRPDFNADLAGTYLIDLVVNDGKTNSRTNQVKVVAVTVGENSAPTLSITQGKRNNLRYYLHIDSGANDIDDDELYFSWEIIDKPQHSHPILSDNGSTSSLKADVEGDYTVKVTVSDGVEVISSTSTFYFFYENVAPLAYFEPPFYTYVGHQVQIDGSVSSDGNGEPLTYQWTLLSKPEGSQATFDDATAVKPSFVADLAGTYRYSLTVNDGQLDSDPPYSEYSIALTPSDPQLRIYEHPHSMPENMPYKKTFTVDKRGSQGSLHVLGRYTLTAIGADVSIQDIHTQDNNGVVTPYFKGLDEIKLITLAKGESLSFELIAPSTNGQQADLKFEFHWGIKGPGKFTKAELFRARYHFTSD
- a CDS encoding Slam-dependent surface lipoprotein, with protein sequence MKPVQLSWITAAMLGLSTMAHAGFDGASSDNTVRQVGVSEVYVPFFHQKGKAGIGKAGGKRVDFQSLANRASGIFGTTRNGIHTSGNYHFSNTHYNFAKAANQDVWFGEWYEGDQDTGFNNRVVYYVGDDTGTTVPTSGVATYSVAGINKFSGSNKLNGTFTANFGTQTLTGNIANSSLSVGVNASINASTAAFTGSATASVNGGAATNGASQGHFFGANASALAGIATFTNSDLDTAFGGSKN